In Planctomonas sp. JC2975, the genomic stretch AGCTGAACGGCGAGCGGATGTCGGTGCCGAATCTCCTGACCCTCCGGTCCCACGCCCTGAACCGGGTGCGCGGACGCGAGGTCGCGATGGTGTTCCAGGATCCGACCGCGAGCCTGCACCCGATGATCTCGCTCGGTGGCCAGCTCACCGACCACATGCGCCACCACCTCGGCCTGTCCAAGAAGGATGCCCGCGACCGCGCCGTCGGACTGCTGGAGCGCGTGCACGTTCCCAGCCCGCGCGAGGCGCTCGAGCGATACCCGCACCAGTTCTCGGGAGGACAGCTGCAGCGCATCGCGATCGCCTCGGCGATCGCCTGCGATCCCGGCGTGCTCATCGCCGACGAGCCGACGACGGCGCTCGACGTCACCGTGCAGGCCGGCGTGCTGCGGCTTCTGCGGGAGCTGTGCGACGATCTCGGACTCGCCGTTCTGCTCGTGACGCACGACCTCGGCGTCATGTCGTCGGTCGCCGACACGATCGCCGTGATGCATCAAGGCGAGATCGTCGAGCACGGCGACCGTTACCAGGTGATCAGGGATCCCAGCAGCGACTACACGCGCTCACTGATCGAGTCGCTTCCGCACACCCCGCCTCCGGGAGCGGGTCTCGACCAGGAGGTGCCCGATGCCCGCTGAACTCGTTCTCGAGGACGTCACCGTGACCTACCGGCAGAGCGGACGCGCCGAGCTCCGTGCCGTCGACGGCGTCAGCCTGACGCTGGCGCCCGGCGAGGTGCTCGGGCTGGTCGGCGAATCCGGCTGCGGCAAGTCGACACTCGCTCGTGCGGTGTGCGGACTCGAACCGCTTGCCGGCGGACGCATCCGTTTCGGCGGCGAACCGATACCGAAACTGGGGATGCGCGCGCGACCCGCGCGGCTGCGGCGCATCCAGATGGTGTTCCAGAATCCGTATGCGTCGCTGAACCCGCGCCGTCGCGTCGGCAGCCAGGTCGAAGACGGACGGCGTGCGGCGGGCGGCGGTGCGTCATCCGTCACCGAACTCCTGGCCGATGTCGGGCTCGACGCGGATGCCGCGCGCCGCTACCCGCACGAATTCTCCGGCGGTCAGCGGCAGCGGGTGGCCATCGCGCGGGCGCTAGCCGCGATGCCCGACGTGCTGATCGGCGACGAGCCGATCGCTTCCCTCGATGCGTCGCTGCAGGCGCGCATCGCGACGCTGATGCGCGACGTCGCCAGCAAGCGGGGCGCCTCCCTGTTGTTCATCAGCCACGACCTCTCGGTCGTGAGGATGATCGCCGACCGCATCGCCGTGATGAGCGCGGGCCGCATCGTCGAGTTCGGCACGGCAGAGGACGTGTGGGCGCACCCGCAGGATCCGTACACTCGGCGCCTGCTCGCAGCGATCCCGATCGCGGACGGACAGGGCACCCTGCCGGGTGCGGCCGTCTGAGCCCGAGCGACCACCCGCGCCCCAGCGGGCGAAACGAGTCGATGGGCAGGGCGGCCGAGTACGGCTCAGCTCTTGTTGCCGGACAGCGCGAGCACTCCGCCGAGCCCGATCAGCATCACGCCGCCCGTCGCGGAGAGCCGTTCGGAGTTCTTGGGCGACTTCGCGAACCACCCGCGCGCCAGCGCGGCCAGGAAGACCCAGGTGCTGTCGGACAGCACAGCGATGACGAAGAAGACGACTCCGAGGATCATCATCTGCAGCGGCACGGCGCCGGCGTGGAAGTCCACGAACTGCGGCAGCACGGCGACGAAGAAGACGAGCAGTTTGGGGTTGCTGATTCCGACCAGGAAGCCTTGGCCGAGCATCTGCATCGCCGACTTCTTCGGCCCCTTGGCGACGGCGGTCAGTGCTCCGTCCTTGCGGTGCCGAATCGCCTGAATGCCCAAGTAGACGATGTAGAGCGCGCCGGCGAGCTTGATGACCGTGAAGATCACTATCGACTGCGCCACGATGAAACCGAGCCCCAACGCGACGGCGGCGACCAGCGGGATGATGCCGAGGGAGTTGCCGAGCACGCTCAGCATGCCGGCGCGACGACCGAGCGCGAGCGACCGTCCGATGGCGAACAGCACGCTGGGCCCGGGGATGATGATGATCACGAACGCGGCGACGGCGAACGCGCCGAGCGTGGCGATGGAGGGCATCCCCACAGAATAGTGCGGGCTGATCAGGGAGAAAAGCCGCATAGCAAATGACCGGCCGGCAAGTCTGAAGATCCACCCGGATGGAGGACGCGGTACTGCCGTCGTCATCGGGTCCCGGTAGGTTCGATCGGGTGAACATCACGCACGTACGCACGCACCGCAGCGATGAGAACCTGCCCCGTGAAGAGCAGTTGGCCTTCAAGATCGCTCAGGTCGCCGCCGACCCGGTGGAGGTCTCTGCCGAGGTCTCCGACATGGTCGTCAACCGCGTCATCGACAACGCGGCCGTCGCCGCGGCTTCGTTGCTGCGGCATCCGGTCGCGGCAGCGCGGGCTCAGGCGCTGGCGCACCCCGTCTCCGTCGGCGGCGACGGGTCGAGTGTGTTCGGAACGGATGCCGCACGACGTGTCAGCGTGGAATGGGCGGCGTGGGCGAACGGCGTGGCCGTGCGCGAGCTGGACTACCACGACACGTTCCTCGCCGCCGAGTACTCGCATCCGGGAGACAACATCCCGCCCATCGTTGCCGTCGCCCAGCACCTGGCGACCGAGCGTGGGATCACAGGGCTCGACGTCGTGCGCGGCATCGCCACCGGATACGAGATCCAGATCGACCTCGCCAGAGCCATCAGCCTGCACGCGCACAAGATCGACCACGTCGCCCACCTCGGACCGTCGGCCGCCGCCGGAATCGGAACGCTGCTCGGTCTCGACGCCGAGACGATCTTTCAGGCCATCGGTCAGGCCCTGCACACCACCACGGCCACGCGCCAGTCCCGCAAGGGCGAGATCTCGAGCTGGAAGGCCTTCGCGCCCGCGTTCGCGGGGAAGATGGCCATCGAATCCGTCGACCGCGCCATGCGCGGCGAGACCAGCCCGACCCCGATCTACGAGGGCGAGGACGGCGTCATCGCGTGGCTGCTCGACGGTCCGGAGGCTGTCTACGACGTCTCCCTGCCCGACCTGGGAGAGTCCAAGCGTGCCATCCTCGATTCCTTCACGAAGGAGCACTCGGCCGAGTACCAGGCGCAGGCATGGATCGACTTGGCGCGCAAGCTGCACAACGAATACCCGATCATCTTCGACGACCCCGACCGCATCGAGTCCGTCGTGCTGCACACGTCGCACCACACGCACTTCGTGATCGGATCCGGCGCCAACGACCCGCAGAAGTACGATCCGAACGCGTCGCGCGAGACGCTCGACCACTCGATCCCGTACATCTTCACCGTCGCGCTGCAGGACGGTGAGTGGGATCACCTCAGGTCCTACGCACCCGAGCGCGCTTCGCGTCCCGACACCGTAGCGCTGTGGCGCAAGGTGACGACGCAGGAAGACGAGGAGTGGACGCGCCGCTACCACTCGCTCGATCCCAAGGAGCACGCGTTCGGCGGGCGCATCGAGATCACGATGGTCGACGGGTCCAAGGTCGTCGAGGAGATCGCCGTGGCCGACGCGCATCCGCAGGGTGCCCGACCGTTCGGACGGGACGACTATGTGAAGAAGTTCCGCACGCTGGCGGGCGACGTGCTCGAGGCGTCCGAGATCGACAGGTTCCTGGAGGTCGCGCAGCGACTTCCCGAGCTCACCGCCGAGGAACTCCCCGGGCTGAGCTTCACGGCGCGTCACGGTGTGCTGGCCTCGGTGGAGAGCCCGCGGGGACTGTTCTGAATCGTTGTGTGCGCGGCGCTCGTCCGGCGCACCGCGGTCGGCAGGGTGCGTGGTGCTTCCGGCGGCGTACACGCCGCCGCCTCGAAACGCGTGCTGCGCTCTCGAGAGCTCGTCCCGACAGCCGAGCGATGTGCCGTAGGGCACGACCACTGATCGAGGTGAGAAGGGCGGCTGATCATGTCGGGCCGACCAGTACGCATGAAAGACTGGCCTGACCGGAGCGAAGGAGCACCATGAGCGAGCAGG encodes the following:
- a CDS encoding ABC transporter ATP-binding protein produces the protein MSGTDAARGLSIRDLTLTIATKQAETPILRGIDLEVPAGHVTGLAGESGSGKTMTGLAVCGLQPAGSVVGGTVELNGERMSVPNLLTLRSHALNRVRGREVAMVFQDPTASLHPMISLGGQLTDHMRHHLGLSKKDARDRAVGLLERVHVPSPREALERYPHQFSGGQLQRIAIASAIACDPGVLIADEPTTALDVTVQAGVLRLLRELCDDLGLAVLLVTHDLGVMSSVADTIAVMHQGEIVEHGDRYQVIRDPSSDYTRSLIESLPHTPPPGAGLDQEVPDAR
- a CDS encoding ABC transporter ATP-binding protein, whose product is MPAELVLEDVTVTYRQSGRAELRAVDGVSLTLAPGEVLGLVGESGCGKSTLARAVCGLEPLAGGRIRFGGEPIPKLGMRARPARLRRIQMVFQNPYASLNPRRRVGSQVEDGRRAAGGGASSVTELLADVGLDADAARRYPHEFSGGQRQRVAIARALAAMPDVLIGDEPIASLDASLQARIATLMRDVASKRGASLLFISHDLSVVRMIADRIAVMSAGRIVEFGTAEDVWAHPQDPYTRRLLAAIPIADGQGTLPGAAV
- a CDS encoding LysE family translocator is translated as MPSIATLGAFAVAAFVIIIIPGPSVLFAIGRSLALGRRAGMLSVLGNSLGIIPLVAAVALGLGFIVAQSIVIFTVIKLAGALYIVYLGIQAIRHRKDGALTAVAKGPKKSAMQMLGQGFLVGISNPKLLVFFVAVLPQFVDFHAGAVPLQMMILGVVFFVIAVLSDSTWVFLAALARGWFAKSPKNSERLSATGGVMLIGLGGVLALSGNKS
- a CDS encoding MmgE/PrpD family protein; this translates as MNITHVRTHRSDENLPREEQLAFKIAQVAADPVEVSAEVSDMVVNRVIDNAAVAAASLLRHPVAAARAQALAHPVSVGGDGSSVFGTDAARRVSVEWAAWANGVAVRELDYHDTFLAAEYSHPGDNIPPIVAVAQHLATERGITGLDVVRGIATGYEIQIDLARAISLHAHKIDHVAHLGPSAAAGIGTLLGLDAETIFQAIGQALHTTTATRQSRKGEISSWKAFAPAFAGKMAIESVDRAMRGETSPTPIYEGEDGVIAWLLDGPEAVYDVSLPDLGESKRAILDSFTKEHSAEYQAQAWIDLARKLHNEYPIIFDDPDRIESVVLHTSHHTHFVIGSGANDPQKYDPNASRETLDHSIPYIFTVALQDGEWDHLRSYAPERASRPDTVALWRKVTTQEDEEWTRRYHSLDPKEHAFGGRIEITMVDGSKVVEEIAVADAHPQGARPFGRDDYVKKFRTLAGDVLEASEIDRFLEVAQRLPELTAEELPGLSFTARHGVLASVESPRGLF